A single genomic interval of Pithys albifrons albifrons isolate INPA30051 chromosome 11, PitAlb_v1, whole genome shotgun sequence harbors:
- the OTOL1 gene encoding otolin-1: protein MWSSLAVPCLSLLLVALALSRKVTPAVKYTKPKPPQLVVSVPPATPLQGKLPFPAAPGGAEVPTQSQGATTLFPLDNYTLDTDDFFFNCCDCCPPAMGPRGLPGHQGPPGPKGDKGEDGLPGTPGPQGPKGSKGDRGGKGEQGERGASGHAGYPGKPGLPGEAGAKGNKGNQGSPGLKGQKGSKGDTCDNGTKGAKGDRGDPGDPGAVGEQGAKGEKGDTGQKGYCGEPGGRGARGDRGEGGTKGDKGSKGDTGTEGARGADGRQGDKGEQGSKGDKGDLGPAGVMGPAGPKGVAGTKGGRGAPGRKGARGAKGARGDTPERPRSAFSAALAKPFPPPNVPIRFQRVLYNEQGHYDPSTGRFNCSVPGAYVFAFHLTVRGRPARVSLVARSRRLARARDTVHGQDIDQASFLAILRLGTGDQVWLEAARDWNGVYAGAEDDSVFTGFLLYPDGPEGHL, encoded by the exons ATGTGGAGCTCCCTGGctgtcccctgcctgtccctgctcctggtggCCCTGGCACTCAGCAGGAAGGTGACACCGGCTGTGAAGTACACCAAGCCCAAGCCCCCACAGCTGGTggtctctgtgccccctgccacCCCTCTCCAGGGCAaactccccttcccagcagccccaggaggggctgaggtGCCCACCCAAAGCCAAGGGGCCACCACGCTGTTCCCCTTGGACAACTACACACTGGACACAGACGATTTCTTCTTCAACTGCTGCGACTGctgcccccctgccatggggccccgggggctgccagggcaccaGGGACCCCCAG GTCCCAAGGGGGACAAGGGAGAGGATGGTCTGCCAGGAACTCCAGGTCCTCAAGGCCCAAAAGGTTCTAAAGGAGACAGAG ggggaaaaggggagcaAGGCGAGCGAGGAGCGAGTGGCCACGCCGGTTACCCGGGCAAACCCGGCCTGCCAG GTGAAGCTGGAGCCAAAGGCAATAAGGGCAACCAGGGCTCCCCTGGGCTCAAGGGCCAAAAGGGCTCCAAGGGGGACACCTGTGACAATGGCACCAAAGGGGCCAAGGGGGACAGGGGCGATCCTGGGGACCCCGGGGCGGTGGGAGAACAGGGTGCCAAGGGGGAAAAGGGCGACACTGGGCAGAAGGGCTACTGTGGGGAgccagggggcagaggggcaaggggggacaggggggaagGGGGCACCAAGGGGGACAAGGGCAGCAAGGGGGACACGGGCACCGAGGGTGCCCGAGGGGCGGACGGCAGGCAGGGAGACAAGGGCGAGCAAGGCAGCAAGGGGGACAAAGGGGACCTGGGACCTGCTGGCGTGATGGGCCCCGCGGGGCCCAAGGGGGTGGCGGGCACCAAGGGGGGTCGGGGGGCACCGGGCAGGAAGGGCGCCCGCGGTGCCAAGGGTGCCCGCGGGGACACCCCGGAGCGCCCACGCTCGGCCTTCAGCGCCGCGCTGGCCAAGCCCTTCCCGCCACCCAACGTGCCCATCCGGTTCCAGAGGGTCCTGTACAACGAGCAGGGGCACTACGACCCCAGCACGGGCAGGTTCAACTGCAGCGTGCCCGGCGCGTACGTGTTCGCCTTCCACCTGACGGTgcgcggccgccccgcccgTGTCAGCCTCGTGGCGCGCTCCCGGCGCCTGGCCAGGGCCAGGGACACCGTGCACGGGCAGGACATCGACCAGGCCTCCTTCCTCGCCATCCTCAGGCTTGGCACGGGTGACCAGGTGTGGCTGGAGGCGGCGCGGGACTGGAACGGCGTCTACGCCGGCGCCGAGGACGACAGCGTCTTCACGGGGTTCCTGCTGTACCCAGATGgtcctgagggccacctgtAG